The sequence CATCCTGCTGCTGACGGATGGTCTGCCCAACTGCAACCCGGATAACCCCAACTCGGGCATCGCGAACCCCCAGGCGTGCCAGTGCACCCTGACCTCGTGCACGTCCGCCAGCGTCGAGCGGTACGGGTGCCTGGACAAGGATGTCTCGGCCACGGCGGTGGCCGATCTGCGCTCGCAGAAGGACATCCAGACCATCGTGATTGGCTTCGGCGCCGAGACGGCCGAGGGGGCTGGCCCCGCCACGCTCAACGCGATGGCGGAGGCGGGTGGCTTCGCGCGCAACTGCCGGGACGATGCCAATGCCTGCGGCGCGGGTGATACGTGTGATCCGACCACGAAGCTGTGCGGCAAGCGCTTCTACCAGGCGGCCAACCAGGCGGAGCTGGCCAATGCGCTTCGGCAGATCATCGACCTGGTGGGCAACACGGACCCCTGCCTGCTCGCGCTGGATCCGGCCCAGGCGCCTTCGGAGCCCGGCCTGATTGTTGTCTATGTGAATGACAAGCCGGTGGCTGCGGGCGACAACACGTGGAGGCTGACGGCCGCGGGCGTGCAGTTCCAGGGCTCGACGTGTGAGGCCATCCTGGCCTCGACGGATCAGAACCCGATCAAGTTGGAGGCCCGAGCGGTTCAGCGGAAGTAGCCCGAGGTTGCTTTACCCGGCGCGGGGCGGCGATTAAGAGGAGTCGGGTCGCCGCCCTGCCCATGAAGATCACGATCCTCTCGCGCTCCGCATCCATCCCGTCCACCCGGCGTCTGGTCGAAGCCGCGCGCGCGAGAGGCCATCAGGCCCGCGTGTTGAACCCCGGGCGGGTGGACATGCACCTGGACGGGAGCAGCGCGAGCCTCTTCTACAAGCGCAAGAAGCTGCCGCCGTGTGACGTGGTGCTCCCGCGCATCGCGCAGTCCATCAACAGCTATGGGCTCGCGGTGGTGAACCAGTTCGGGATCCGGGGCGTGCCGCTGATGAACACGGCGCAGGCCATCGCGCAGTCGCGCAACAAGATGCGCTCGCTGCAGCTGCTGTCGGCCAACGGCATCGACATTCCGTCCACGGTGATGGCGCGAGACGCGGCGGACCTGAAGGCCATGGTGGGGCTGGTGGGAGGGGTGCCGGTGCTGGTGAAGCTCCTGCAGGGGCAGGAGAAGCACGGGGTGATGGTGTGTGAGAGCCTTCAGTCCCTGGAAGCC is a genomic window of Hyalangium gracile containing:
- the cglB gene encoding adventurous gliding motility lipoprotein CglB — its product is MRAKLTLLSALAVGIVGGALVSACQTYDFEPVEPLALAQTTVGDVITAKSSKPNLMVLLDTSGSMKLPVNPSLAACQTPSGYPCGDPRSGADCNINTCPTRWSELQGAMATFLQANGATARMGLTTYPQPTGTSTAGQCGASTSVRIAIPQLEDSNTAGLQAAAKSISDVILSIPNSGTGSPVGGTPTSVSLKFVGNQADLQTAERKDFILLLTDGLPNCNPDNPNSGIANPQACQCTLTSCTSASVERYGCLDKDVSATAVADLRSQKDIQTIVIGFGAETAEGAGPATLNAMAEAGGFARNCRDDANACGAGDTCDPTTKLCGKRFYQAANQAELANALRQIIDLVGNTDPCLLALDPAQAPSEPGLIVVYVNDKPVAAGDNTWRLTAAGVQFQGSTCEAILASTDQNPIKLEARAVQRK